A genomic region of Aspergillus oryzae RIB40 DNA, chromosome 1 contains the following coding sequences:
- a CDS encoding uncharacterized protein (predicted protein) encodes MNLPKDLDFFVMLSSASNIIGLTGQSNYAVWNSHMDGLARYRIAHGQKAVSLDLGTMIDDGILVETARLLDKVPAYGSLVPVTRAQLYGILNDYCKTSKQILDPDTAQLVCRISGSGDDRKTLVETPLFSRLELDNISGDSVLQGECHNKIDLRTSSRRCVVGDGGSNGGDESQLTHPQWTLG; translated from the exons ATGAATCTTCCCAAGGACTTGGACTTCTTTGTCATGCTATCATCTGCTAGTAATATTATTGGACTCACCGGTCAATCTAATTACGCTGTGTGGAATTCGCACATGGATGGCCTCGCACGCTATCGAATCGCTCACGGTCAGAAAGCTGTGTCCTTGGATCTTGGAACTATGATTGACGACGGTATACTGGTAGAGACTGCTCGGCTTCTTGATAAGGTGCCTGCATACGGGTCACTAGTACCCGTCACACGAGCGCAATTATATGGTATTCTGAACGATTATTGCAAAACTAGTAAACAGATCCTGGACCCCGACACGGCTCAGCTGGTATGCAGAATTTCTGGAAGTGGTGACGACCGCAAGACGCTGGTTGAAACGCCCCTCTTTAGCCGACTCGAGCTTGACAATATCTCCGGTGACTCCGTTTTGCAAGGCGAATGCCATAATAAGATAGATTTAAGAACCTCTTCCAGGAG GTGCGTcgttggtgatggtggatCTAACGGCGGCGACGAGAGTCAACTCACTCACCCACAATGGACTTTAGGTTGA